DNA from Granulicella sibirica:
TCTAGTAGTACCGGATGGATGACCGACGAGAAAACAAGACGCCGGACACCAGCCCGCTTCGCCGCGGCCACAAACTGCATTCCTACTTCAGCCTCATTGTCGAGGAATGCTGGGGCTATGTAGAAGGCCGCATCCATGCCGGCCAAAGCCTTAGCAATGTCTGAAGAATTGGAAAGATCACCGACGACAATTTCAGACAGACCTAACGCGCGTGCGATCCTCTCGTCGGCCACCTTGTGCACCAGTCCTCGGATCGCAACATTGCGTTTTAGTAGCTCCGGAACGATCAAGCCCGCTGCCGGTCCGACTGCGCCTACTGTGAGTACCTTCAACTTCTTAGACTCTCCCAAGGCTGACACCTCGTTCTCTCTATCGCTTCCCACGGAATGGATTGATGATGCTTTCTTTCACTTCGGCTATTACAACGTGAATCGCCAACGCGGAGAATCGTTGTGTAAACCGTACTTCCTAGATGTCTTAGGATTGGAGGTGTTCCTCCAAGAATGCCCCTAGGATTTCCAACGCTTCGACAGCGGACTTCAAGGTAAGATTGGATGGAAAGACATGAGTCATTCCTTGCCAAATGTGTAGTTCTGATCGACCCCCGGCAGCATCGATTTGTTCCGCTACACGGCGAGAATCGTCAAGGAGAATCTCATCCTCACCAACGTGCAAGAGTACGGGTGGAAGATCTGCAAACTTGCCAAAGACGGGTGAGGCTTTGGGATCACGATTGTCATGATGGCCAAGATAAATCTCTGCGGCGTGTTCGAGCGCGCTTCTATCGAGGAGCGGATCTGCCTTAGCGCGGGTGTCAACGCTATCACCCGTAAGCGCCAAGTCGGTCCACGGTGACATGACAGCAGCGGCGACCGGCCGATTGGCTAAGTTGTCTATTGGTTGTGCCATGATCGATAGCAGCAAGGCCAAAGCCAGCCCCCCACCTGCGGAGTCGCCGGCGATAGCCAACCGGGAGAAACCCAAAGCTGAAAGACCCCGGTAGGCGTCCTCAGCATCGCGAATGGCCGAAGGAAAAGGATGTTCGGGAGCAAGAGCATAATCGACGACGAAAAAGGGCGCCTTGACCTTCGCCGCGATGTTGCCGACGAAGTTCCGATACGCTGCTGCAGAGCCCAGAACGTAGGCTCCGCCATGGAAGTAGAGAACGGCAGCGCCGTCCATCGCCCGCTGCGGCTTACACCACCATCCGGCAATGCCTCCTATGATCGCAGCCTCATAGGTCACACCCTCTGCTGCTTCCGTTTTCGTCATAAGTTGATCAAACATTGAACGGGTTTCAGGAGCGAACTCTAGCTTGGGTTGCACTGCGATCATGGCTCGAAGTGTAAACATGGTCGCACGATCTAGAAAGTGTTCTCTATGGTAAGTTGTCATTGTTCACCCGGCCTCTCAGCTCTGCGCAACCATCTCTACCAGTTGCCCATCTCTATCATTGGTTTCGTCTATTGCGTTTCTTTGCAGTGGCGAGCTGATCATCAATTAGGCATCTGCGGATCCACAGTTTTCTCACGTGACATCGATTCTATGTTGCAAGGACCACAAGGCCTATAGCAGGTTTATTTATTCAACTTCAGCTGGTTGCACAGTCTAAGTAAAATGAGAATGGATGATCTGATTAGGGAGACACTAGGTGAGCGTTTATAGCTTTTGCTTTCCTCGCTATTGGCATCTGGCGTTAGCGTTGGTTATGGAGGATCGCATGCAAGAAGGCACGGTCAAGGTAGGGGAGTATTTCAGCTGGAAACCCGTAGACGGTGGTCAACTCTCACAAGCGGTCGTTACGCGGATTCGCTCCGACCAACAGGAAGGGCTCTCGCCAGAGTCTGAGGAATATGCAGCCTTCTGGATTGAAGCACAGCCCGTCGTCACGGGTCGGTCGCAGCACCCCTTCACCATCATGGTGGGGACTGACGGGAGGAGCTATTTGGAGGGCAAGGAAATAGCGATCAACAGGGGGCGTGAAGACTGAAGCGAAGAATGCCTTATGCGACCCTTCACTTAAAGCGGTCGCTCGCAAAAAAGGTGTGTTCAAAAAGGGTGACCATTAAGAAGCAGGGCGCAAGGCGTCCACCTGCGAGCGAGCGACGGCGCGCAGGTAAGCCATTCTAGATGCTGCGGCTGCCGCCTTCCTTGACTGCGGTCTGCGGGAAGCAACAATCGCGCAGACCGCGATGCGTTCCGGCACCTCGAAGCGGGCCCTTTATTCACTGTTTTCCAGCAAAGCGATATTATTCGACACGCGCATGCGCCGTTATATCGATTCTTTGGTCGCTCCGGTGGCCTCCGCTGTCTTCGAGCGCGGCGCGCTAGCTGAGAACGTCGTAGACACTATCGGAAACAGAGCTATCCTTGGCATCCTCAGCAAACAAAGACAGACCTCTACTGCTTGGCAGTGGGAGAAGTAAATCAGTCTCCCGAGTTAGCGGTCAGATTTTGGGAAAAGGGTCCAGCTAAAGCAAGAGGGAGTTGTCAACAATCCTAGACCGCTGGTCAAAGACAGGGCGCAAAGCATTGCAAACACAGCCGGAGCCGCCGACCAGTTGCTTGTTCCTTGCTTTGGCTTCTTCTTATCCATTTCACGCTTCGCGTTGATATGCCATTCAGGTCGACGAAGGATATTGAAGCGTGGGTTTGTTCGTGCGTTTACTCATTTCTCATGCCCACCAGCCAAGCGTTGCCACGCTCAGCGCCCCAGAGCGGACAAGAGCTGTCTCATTCTAACGGTAGAGCGACCTTGAGTTGATCCCAGGTTCGGTACGGTTTGGTTTTGCTCATATATGCGAGTGCAGTGTTAGGCGCTCGTCACCGCCCAGAACGGTCCGGACTAATACCTGCTTGCCGCATGGCCGAAGAAAGCTAGCACATGGCCTTCAGCCTCATAGATTGCTAGATGAGAGAGCGTTAGGCAAGCTTTTAGCGTTAGCTGTTCGATGAGCGTTTCCGAGATGCCAAGGAGCTCTCGGGCATCCTTCTTCGACAGTCGCAAAAGCAGCCGGAGCGTAAAGGCAAGCCTCAGTTCAACTGACAGATCCTGTAGGACAATCCCTATGGATGTCTGAGCTTCAATGTTCCCGTTTTGGCGAGCTATTGCAATGCTGCAGCGGAGGACCTCCTTTTTCGCCGAAAGAAAGGCTGTGGAATCTATTTCTTGGTCCTCAGCTTTCAGCCTGCAAAGAGCGACGAGGAGGGCGTCTTCCGCCAAAGCATTGGAGGAAGTAACCGTCAATGCCGCCGCGTAGAGCTCCTTCAGATTAGTAAGGAATACCTCACACCAACGAACCCTTTTGCGAAGCGGTGCGGACCTGGCACCCAAACTTTTCAGCGATGCAACGTCTTCGTTGATGGCTTCGTAAACCGTGGAGGGAGAATTTCGTTGTGTCATCCTTGTGCTCCTATGGATCGCATGATGGTGAAGCAGGGAGACAATCAGCGCGTAAGCTCCACCGCAAGGGTCCCGGGCGCGCTTCCCTCCCGTCCCCGCTGGTTCTCTGAAGCCTCCTAACCACGGGGGTCTGACGCCAAAGTTGAGTAGCCGGCCTCCGCCAACAAAAGCCTTAGCTTGTGCCAACTATGAGCGGTGGCGAGGAAAGGATGCCAAAGGAGCACCGGGATCCGTTAGGATCCCTTCTGCCAATAGTGCAGACGGGTGCCGTTTTCGATGGCAGTCCCAATGCGAAAGTTCGCAATCTCGAATCATCGCTGCTGTGCCATTAAGACGCCTCCTGATTCGTCGGTGCATTCTTGGGAGCCACTCTTGCCTAGGTATGATAAGTGCGCTTGGCTCGACGACTGGGCTTCTAAGAAGAGGAGGGTCTATCGCGGCCTCTCGTGAAGGATGAGACGAGATGGATACTGGGTGTCATGATGGTAGGTGTCAGACCCGACCTTATCCCCGTACCAGTGAGTCATCGGCGTGTCAGCGATCAGCGAATCCTGGTTGCTGATCTCTAGTCGCAGTCGGTCCCCCTTGCGAACCAGCACAGACATAGGCATCAGCTCAAGCCGAAGTTCATAGACCGTTCCTGGCTCAATCGGATCGATCTTGTCATGTTTATGGAACGGTCGCATCGGGGACGTGAGTTCGGGATCTTCTGCGCGATGAGAGGCACGGAGCCATCCCTGACTGACCTTTTCTCCCATGAACGGTTTGTCTTCAGAACGGACAAGCGACAGTTTCACGATCAGGTCCAGATCAGTCTGGTCAGACGACACGAACAAGTTAAGAACGCCCTGTCCCGTAAACTCACGATCTTCATCGAAGGCCTCCGTCGTGAAAGTGTTCACCCTTGCCACATGATTGAGTGTTCCGTCCTTTTGGAAGATTGTCACACCAGCACGCCATTCTGGATCAGGGTATTTCCAGGTGGTCCCCTGCTGCTTCTCCATTGAAGCGGCTTGTTGCAAGGCACCATCGTTCAATGATTCGACGAAGTTCATCTTTCTACCGCTGAGATAAAAGGTGCTCTCGAAAACATCCTCGGGTGGCCAACTTGTCGCTTCCAGGGTTTTGTTTTCATTTTTTACGTAGAAACGAACGGCAGGCTCTTCCATTACCCCGTTGTCGACTCCCTTCAGATGATGCTCGTACCACGGAAGCAGTTCGGCCTTATGAAATTCTTCAGTGGCATAAAGCAGCTGCGTAGCAGCAAATGACTCGGCCGAAACGATAAGAAGCTTCTTTGGACCTTGAACTCGCTCGTAGCCCATGAAATTCCCACGCAAGTGAAGGCCGGACTTTCCCCAGGCTCCGATCGAGAACACGGGAATTTCTATATTGGAAAGCTCCCAGAATGGCGACCGTTCCCTATGCCATGAGTCGTCGGTTGTATGCGATAGCAAGTCATAAACGAACTGGTCCTTGCGACCCTCTTCAAACGGGATGCCTTGTCCTAGGTGTTGCAGCAAGACCGAACCAAATAGCCACGTGCTCAGAAAAGTTTGGATCGGAATCCCGCCGTGATACATCCAGTCGCGATACATGTCCGTGGATCCGTCAAAAGCCCCAATCATCTTTAAATGCGGCGGGCGGGTCCTTGCAGCGTTCCATTGACTCCAGCAATAGTGCGACATTCCGATCATCCCAATACTGCCTGTGCTCCACTCCAGACCAGCGACATACTCTATCATGTCGTGGATGGCTTCTCCCTCATGGCGGGAGATCGGATTCCAAACGCCTCCCGAACGTCCGGTGCCCGGAACATCCATTGCAACATAGGCATATCCGTTGTCGAGGTACATCTGCATCGGACCATATTCGACAAACGAAAAGACATTGTGAACCGGAAGATAGCGCAGTTTCTTCTGGTAAGGGGAGGCACCTAGCAGCACAGGAAAGGGACCGTCACCAGATTTCGGTAGATATACATCAGCTCGTACTATGTCTCCGTGGCGAGTCGTGACTTCAATCTCGAAAGGTGTCACGTTAACGTCTGGCATGTTGTGTCTCCTAGAGGACAGTCTTTAGCGACAACATCGAAGCGAAAGTAAGCTTCGATTCTCGAATTCTATGGGGGAGAACGAAAGCTGCATATAACAGGTTTATTTACGCTCTTCGCGCAGCTGGCCTTTCGATTGAGGAGTTATTCTCATCCCGCATACTGTTTCTCGGAAATGGTTGTTGTCGGTCTTGAAGGAACCAGGATCTGCGTTGCTCTTAGGTAAGCGATGGAAGCACGGCTTTGTGCGCATGACAAGTCCCATGTGCGAAAGCGACGGGGTATCCGCGATGAGCGCCATTCGCGAGCTGAACTTCGCCCCCAAAAGGTGAAGCGCGTCTGCCGCTGACGGATCGATGTAGCCTCGATGTCTCCTGCGACTACGAGCAAATATTCAGCGTTAGAGCGTGCCTCTCACCTGAAGGTTTTGACCTGCGGAGTCTGCACCTGGAAACATCGCTACATATCCAAGCTATAGGCTATACTCCGCACTGATCGTATCCAGACACTGCTTTTCCAAGGTCGCACGGTCATAGCGGGCGCAGAGTGAGCCCATTGAAGCCATAAACTCTATCGCGTGTTTTGAAGGACCGAGCGGATTCTCGTTTGACGACGGGATCACAATATCCGATGGCAGATGTGGAAGCACCATCTCTAGATCTCGGGGAAGCGGAGTGAACGGGTACTTGCTAGACTCCCGCGCCGTACTTTAGGCCGAGACGCGGAGGCCCGCATTCACGGCTGTGCCCGCTCCCAGAAGATAGGAGATATATGAATGCGCGACGAGAAATTGACATTACAGAGGTCTTACCTTGGCTCATACGGACGCCCCTCAATCGCTACGTGTTTCAGATATTCTCGCTAACAAACCCGCCAATAAAACTCGCATTTTTGGATCTCGATTACGAGTCCAGTGCTTCTCCCGAAGGACAGACCGACCGTCAAATAGGTTAGATGTGGGGTCCACATTGCTGTTAGATTTTCGTGGCGAATTCGCCCTTCGGGAAAAGCTCACATTCCCAAATCTTCCCCTCGGACGGTCCCGAGTGGATGCGAGCAGAGGCGGCATGCCATAAAAAACGAACAGAGTGCCCGTCTAGATCTGAGGCACTTCGGGGACCAGCACAAGACGGACGTACTGGTCAGCATCTTGAGCAGTCATCTTTCGTTGCAATCTCACCTTGGATCCCCTGTGTCTCGCCTGGCAACATCCAAGAACGCCATTGGGGTAGTAGAAGAAGAAGCAGGCCCCCGCAGACTTCAATGAGCGCAGATCCCTGAATCGTTCGGCTGCTTGAGTTGCGATCGGCAACAAACGCCAAGCCCAAAGCCGCAACTGGTTGTGATCCGTAGAACAAGGCGCTGAAAAGCCCGAGTAGCGCTCCGTGTGCTGGTACAGGTGAGACCGTTTGGATAAGGCCAAGTGTTGTCACAAACAGGATCGTGGTGGAAATACCGAGGCACCACATGGAGAGAAGCTGCCACCACAAACTATGAAAGCTAGCCGTCAGCCCCAGAAAGAATCCCATCCAGAGTAATGAGCAGGAGATCAACAATCCGGGCCTGCGGAAACCTTGGAAGAACGGCATCACGCAGAGTGCGCTCGTTAGAGATCCAAGTCCGGCGCTCCCAAGCAACAAGCCAGTCGCTCGGGCGCTCCCCATCTCTAGCGCGGGAACCAGAGCGTAGCATGACTGACCAAATACGTTCATGAGAGCGACGCCAATGAACACGCATAATAGCCGAGCATCGCCAAAGAGATGGCGTGCTGAGGTCAGGAATGTCCATCGGCCGGCCAGCTTGCTCTGTTGCCGATCGTCAACTCTAATCAACGCGAGCGACAAGATGACCGCGATGAACGAGAGGCTATTCAGGAAGAAAGCAACAGCCATCCCGAAACTGCCAATCAGTAAACCCGCAAGCATTGGGCCAGCAAAGCGTGCGATGTTGCTGATGACGGCATTGAGGCCAACAACCGCCCGGATGTTAGCACTACCAGCGACTTCGTGGAGCAGACGCTGCACTGCGGGGAAATAGACCGACTCAGCACAACCAAGAAGGAAAGCTAGTAGGTAAACGTGTGCCAAAGTTGCGACATGGAGGTGAACGAGAAGACCAAGAACTGCGGCAAGAACCAGTTCGACAACCTGTGTCGCTATCACGAGAAGACGGCGAGATATGTGACTGGTCAGGCTTCCTAGGAGCGGACCGAGGAAGATTAGGGGCAATGCGGTGGAGCAGGAGGTTATAGCGACTGGTTCAGAACGCCCATGCGAAAGCTGAAAGACAAGCAGTGCCTGCGCAGTTGACTGCAGCCAAGTACCGATAAGTGAAATAGCGAGCCCAGAGAACAAGAGGCGCAGGCTTGAGACGGAGAGCGGCGCGAACGTCTTGCGCCAGGTCGACGCTATCGAATTTGAGTTCAGTGTTGTCATTGGGGATGTCATTCATTCAGTCGCACTGGGGTGATAGGCGATGCCAGCTCGCCGACACCAATACTCCCAGGCGCGGTCATACCCTTCGTTGGGCTTAGCGTTGGCAAGGCGTTCGGAGATGATCCTGATCTCACCTTCAGAGAGGAACGTAATAGATCCAAAACGGCTCGCCTGCATCTGGAGTTCGGCGTTGACTTCGAGATAGACTGCCGTGTAAACGGCCCCCCTTATCGAGCGTCCGGCCACAGTACAGCCGTGACCGCGCATCAGTGCGGCGTTGTTCTGGTCAAGAACCTTTGCGAAGTCGCGCCCCATTTCCACGCTTGAGATCAGCAGGTTGCTGTCCCCAAAGGTCGTCTGAGCGTCCCAGACAGGGACGTGGGCGCCAATAGGAGCGCAACTATGCACAATTGGGCTAAGTTTTTCTGAGGTCACGCTGTAGGGAATGACACTCCGGCTGTGGCTGTGAACCACAGATTGGACATCCGCACGCGCTTCATAGATCGCCCCATGGATAAACCGCTCCAAGTAGGGCTTTCTCAAATCGCCGCAAAGCACCTCCCCATTTAACGCGATTTCCAGGATGTCTTCCTTGCACACAAGCTCAGGTGGAACCGCTCGGGCGATCAAGTAGCGGTCTGGGTGGTCGGGATGGCGAACGCTGATATGTCCAAACGCATCAACAACGTTTTCGTTGGCCAAGATGCGATTGGCTGCAACGAGATCTTCCAGCATGATTTCGATCCTCATGGTGGCCTCCATATAGCGCTTCTCCTTTACCAAGATCCGAGCCTCTAAGACAGGCGCAAGACTACGAGTCATTGGGCCTTCTCATGAAGTGAACTTCAAGCCGACCTTTTTGTCAGGATTGAAAGGATCTCGCGGTTCGTACCGGTTTCCCCGAGGCGCGGGAAGATGTACGAGACGCTGTTGTCGTGCGCCGCAGCGTTGCGGTCGCTCATAGCATCCACTGCGAGAGTCACGTTGAAGCCAAGAGCATAGGCCACACGCGCGGTTGATTCGACCCCGATACTCGTGGCGATCCCCGCGATGACAACCTGCGTCACGCCCTGATCCTTCAACGTTGTCTCCAGGCCTGTGCCGGTAAATGCGTCCCATGTGCGCTTGGTGACGTGGTGATCGCCGGGATGCGGTGTAAGTTCTGGGACGAGTTCGGCCCAATCGGCCAGTCGCGGTCCTTTGCTCAAGGCCTGCTCTGTCCGTCCCGGTGCTGTACCGACAACGGTGACGAAGACGACAGGCAGCCTGAGTTCATGAAAAGCTGCAACCAGTTCTGCAGCGTTCTGAATGAAGACGCTTACCGGATGCACACAAGGATGCGCGACAACACCCTTCTGTAGGTCGACAACGATCAATGCGGTCTTTGGATCAATAGCTGAGATAGACATGCTGAAGATTTCTCCTGGTGTTTTGGAAGTCTGTAGCGAAGGTGCTGGATCCACTAATTGCGGAGGAATTGGTTCCCCAACGAACATCAGCTCCGGACACAGACTGCAGAAATAGAGACCCGCAATCCTATGCGCGAACACCCTGCGGGTTTGTGGCTGGCTTAGAGGAAACAAGATAGCTACCTCACGAAATTGACTCGTACTCGTGCACGGGAGTTCCCCGCTGTCTTCACACTAGAAGAAAGGGATTGTTCAATAAATGCCGTGCGCGACAATCTATACTTGTCGCAGATGAAACAGTTCGACGCTAATCTGCTTTTCGCGCTCGATGCGTTGCTTGAAACAGGCAGCGTCACTGAAGCTGCGGAACAGACAGGGGTGAGCGTTCCGACCATGAGTCGGACGCTGACTCGAATCCGCAAGCTAATCGGCGATCCAATCATGGTTCAAGCCGGACGTGGTCTCGTGGCGACACCGCAAGCCCTGGAGATGCGTGCACGACTCCGAGCGTTTGTGCAGGAGGGACGCGAACTCACACAGCTTGCGTCGCCCTCGCTGCTCGACACCGCACGCACGATCAGCATCCGCGCAGATGAGTCTTTCATTTCCGCTTTTGCCGCGCCGATTATGGATGCGGTGCACCTCGTCGCGCCCCGCCTAGCACTGAGATTCATATCCCACGGCGAAGAGTCGGTCGGACCTTTGCGAGAAGGCGTGGTCGACTTTGACATCGGCGATATCAAACTCAGCGGCCCTGAAGTGAAACTTCAGAAACTGTTCGCGGCCCAGTTCGTCGGTGTCGTGCGCTCCGATCACCCACTAGCGAGCTCGAAGATCACGCCTAAGCGATATGTCCAGTATGCGCACATCAGTGCTTCGCGTCGCGGCTTGGCCCGGGGGCCAATCGATGCAGCGTTGGAGGAGTTGGGACTGAAGCGAACGGTCTCACTGAGCGTGCCAACTTTTTCGAGCGCTCTGACGATCGCAGCCGGTTCAGATCTTGTGGCTGCCGTTCCGGAGCACCTGACCGGAATTGCTTTGAAGATCTACGGTGCCTTTGTGTTCCCCCTGCCCGTAAGGACACCGTCAGTCCGGATTGCGCTAGCCTGGCATCCGCGTTTTGATAGGGATGCCGTCCATCGCTTTGTCCGCGACACGGTTGCCAAGGTGTGTTCGCCAGCATCCTTGAAGCAAGGCAGTAAGCATAGCTAGTGGGCCGAAGCGCCTTCGAGTTGTTCTTTCAGGGAAGGACCCGCCGATTGCGATTTGGCGCGACGAACCAGTAAGGGGATTGGGGCAGCAAGGAACGAACCAATCGCGAGAACGTAGAACGCGTCGATGTAGGACAACATGGATGCTTGCTGATAGAGCTGCCGTCCCACAAAGGCCACCGCAGCCGGTACAGAATCAGGTTTGGAGAAACCATGAAGCTGGAAGTACGCCGCTGTTGCTCCTACTGTATTTCGATATGCTTCATCGCCAGCAGTGAAGTGTGAGACAAGCATGTTTTGATGTACCTGTAGACGACGAGCAAGTAACGTCGATGCCACGGAAACTCCCACGCTGGCACCGAGATTACGGGCGAGACTCAAGATTCCGCTACCGCTCGTAACCTTCTCCTTGGCCAAAAATCCGAAGGCCATGACATTGATTGGCACGATCAGGAATGCCAATCCCACTACCTCGAAGATTCGGGACTCAAGCACCCACGCAAACGGGACCTGAAGGTCCCAATGAACCATCACCAGACAAGCCAGCCCATGCACCACGAAGCCAAACAGAACCATGTAACGTGGCGTTACTCGTTTGATCAGGCCTGGCATGATGGGCATGATGGCCACAAAAACGATAGCGCCTGGTGAAAGCGCCATTCCTGCCAGAGTAGCGGTCCAGCCCAGCATCTGTTGGCAGAAGAGCGGCTGGAGATAGTTTGCAGCGTAGAAGACGAAGCCCATCATCAGCATCGCCAGAACGGACAGAGCGAATCGTCCGTTGCCAAAGAGTCGAAGATCGACAACGGGGTGCGGAAAGCGCAGTTCCCACCAAATAAAGCCGACGAGTGCGGAGATACTGAGTACCGTGAACACGGTGATGAATGTTGAGCCAAACCAGTCATCGATCTGGCCACGATCCAAGACCACTTGCATGCACCCGAGACCGATTGCGAGAAGCGTAAGCCCGACGAAATCGAACTTGCGCTCGCGAAGCGAGAAGCGCGCGAGTTGCGGTGGGTCTTCGAGGAGCCTTGAGTTCAGGACGAACGCCAGAATTCCGATTGGGATGTTGACCAGGAAGACCCAGCGCCAGCTGTAGTTGTCCGTGAGCCAACCACCGAGCGTAGGTCCCAGGGCTGGTGCGACCACGGAGACGACCGAAAAAACCACCTGTGCCGTGCTGCGCCGTTCGGCAGGAAACGAGTCGATCAGGATAGCCTGAGACACAGGTTGTAGACCGCCGCCTCCTAAACCCTGGATCACCCGGAAGAACACGAGGAGACCGAGGGAAGGAGCAAACCCGCAAAGAGCAGAGGCGACCGTGAAGACCACAACACTCCACAGATAGTAGTTCTTGCGGCCAAGGAGTCCTGTCAGATAGCCGCTCAATGGGAGCACAATGACATTCGCTACAAGGTAAGAAGTGAGGACGTACGTTGCTTCATCGATGCTTGCGGATAGATCGCCGGCAATATGTTCAACCGCGACATTCACAATGGTGGTGTCCAGCAACTCCATGAAAGCCGCAAGCGGAACGGTCGCTGCCAGCAGCCATGGATTGATGCGCGTTCTCTCAGGTTGTTGCGACGGGATGGAAACTGAAGTAGCCACAGAGAAGTCACTTTTCGTTGTGTAGTACGTCATCGTGTAAGAGATCAGGCGATGCGCGCGCCCCCGTCTGCTCTACCGGCAGACCAATAAGCGGACGCCTTGATCCATTCCTTCGGGTGTGAAAGCGTTTCCTGTGCGTACCGATGGACGCCTCGTGCAATTGATTCTTCCGCTGCGATCCAGATAAACCCATCACCTGACGGCAGCCTTGTCCCCGCGAGGGTCATGATGACTCTGTGAAGATTGACTGCGGCGTCTGTGCTCGAGAGCAGCCATGTGATTCCGACCGTTTCATGCTCGGCGAGATATGACTCTTCGCTAATGTCTGGAACGATCGCGATAACATGCACGGTCGCGTTACGCGGCAAAGCATCCAGACGTCTCGCAATCGATGGGAGAGCTGTACTATCCCCGATGAGAAGTGTCCAATCGAAATCGGTGGGAGCTACAGCCGATCCACGAGGTCCCCCCATTTGAAGGCTGTCGCCGATGCGAGCATCCCGCGCCCAATCAACTGCAGGGCCCTGGGGATGAAGCGCAAAGTCGATTGTCAGAGTGCCCGCTTGCGCGTCCCACGCACGGGGCGTGAAGTCACGAGCAATGGTAGAAGCGCCTCCATCTACAGGCAGGAAAACCTTCACATGGTCGTCGGCGGATGGGCTTTGAAACGTGCCGGGATTTTCACACAGGAACTGAAGGCGCAACATCCCAGGCGTGACCTGGTGCTTAGCTAAGAGGTGAATTGTGCGGCGTTCTGCATCGATGCGAACGCGACTGAACGCATGTTGTTTCATTTGAGACTTCCATTCTGACGCGAGGGAGCGCGGGCTTCACCGTTGGTGAAACCTATAAGGACACTTCGCTGCGTCTATGTAATTTGAGTCCGATACCCTTGCTGGCCAGCAGGAACGGAGTATTCTGTCTAAGGTTGATATTACGAGCAATTACTCAGTTTCGGTACTCGCATTCCTTATGGCCAAAAAGATCAATCCCGCCTCGCGCGTAAACCTTCGCAAATCGCCGCTGCAGCGTCGTTCTGCAGAAACGGTGGACGTGATCGTTGAGGCCGCTGCTCGCATTCTGGAGACGAAGGGATTCGAGGCATTCAATACCAATGCCATCGCTGAGATGGCGGGAGTGAGCATTGGTTCCCTCTATCAATACTTCCCCGGGAAGTATGCACTTCTTAGCGCATTGATAGAACGACAGATGAAACCTTTCCTCGATATGAGAACTGCGCTCGCGTCGAAACCTGATTTCAGATCGGCGCTCCGCTTCTACATCGAAGTAGCAGTCAACAACCAAATGAGACGGCCTGAACTGGCCCGTCTCATAGACTTAGCCGAGCGACAAGAGATGTTCAACGATCTGGTCTCATCCGCTTCATCCTTTGTTTTGCCCCAATTAGAGAGAATGCTGAAGCTGCCAGGGGCGCCTCTGGTACGGAAACGCAGTCTGGCGGCTGCCGATATTTTGGCAATTGTCAAAGCGTTGACAGACGTAGCCGGAGAAAGACGCGAAACCGAATCCGCTGAGCTATTGGAACGAATTCAACG
Protein-coding regions in this window:
- a CDS encoding alpha/beta hydrolase, encoding MIAVQPKLEFAPETRSMFDQLMTKTEAAEGVTYEAAIIGGIAGWWCKPQRAMDGAAVLYFHGGAYVLGSAAAYRNFVGNIAAKVKAPFFVVDYALAPEHPFPSAIRDAEDAYRGLSALGFSRLAIAGDSAGGGLALALLLSIMAQPIDNLANRPVAAAVMSPWTDLALTGDSVDTRAKADPLLDRSALEHAAEIYLGHHDNRDPKASPVFGKFADLPPVLLHVGEDEILLDDSRRVAEQIDAAGGRSELHIWQGMTHVFPSNLTLKSAVEALEILGAFLEEHLQS
- a CDS encoding TetR family transcriptional regulator gives rise to the protein MLDAAAAAFLDCGLREATIAQTAMRSGTSKRALYSLFSSKAILFDTRMRRYIDSLVAPVASAVFERGALAENVVDTIGNRAILGILSKQRQTSTAWQWEK
- a CDS encoding CocE/NonD family hydrolase translates to MPDVNVTPFEIEVTTRHGDIVRADVYLPKSGDGPFPVLLGASPYQKKLRYLPVHNVFSFVEYGPMQMYLDNGYAYVAMDVPGTGRSGGVWNPISRHEGEAIHDMIEYVAGLEWSTGSIGMIGMSHYCWSQWNAARTRPPHLKMIGAFDGSTDMYRDWMYHGGIPIQTFLSTWLFGSVLLQHLGQGIPFEEGRKDQFVYDLLSHTTDDSWHRERSPFWELSNIEIPVFSIGAWGKSGLHLRGNFMGYERVQGPKKLLIVSAESFAATQLLYATEEFHKAELLPWYEHHLKGVDNGVMEEPAVRFYVKNENKTLEATSWPPEDVFESTFYLSGRKMNFVESLNDGALQQAASMEKQQGTTWKYPDPEWRAGVTIFQKDGTLNHVARVNTFTTEAFDEDREFTGQGVLNLFVSSDQTDLDLIVKLSLVRSEDKPFMGEKVSQGWLRASHRAEDPELTSPMRPFHKHDKIDPIEPGTVYELRLELMPMSVLVRKGDRLRLEISNQDSLIADTPMTHWYGDKVGSDTYHHDTQYPSRLILHERPR
- a CDS encoding MFS transporter; amino-acid sequence: MTTLNSNSIASTWRKTFAPLSVSSLRLLFSGLAISLIGTWLQSTAQALLVFQLSHGRSEPVAITSCSTALPLIFLGPLLGSLTSHISRRLLVIATQVVELVLAAVLGLLVHLHVATLAHVYLLAFLLGCAESVYFPAVQRLLHEVAGSANIRAVVGLNAVISNIARFAGPMLAGLLIGSFGMAVAFFLNSLSFIAVILSLALIRVDDRQQSKLAGRWTFLTSARHLFGDARLLCVFIGVALMNVFGQSCYALVPALEMGSARATGLLLGSAGLGSLTSALCVMPFFQGFRRPGLLISCSLLWMGFFLGLTASFHSLWWQLLSMWCLGISTTILFVTTLGLIQTVSPVPAHGALLGLFSALFYGSQPVAALGLAFVADRNSSSRTIQGSALIEVCGGLLLLLLPQWRSWMLPGETQGIQGEIATKDDCSRC
- a CDS encoding class II aldolase/adducin family protein, whose product is MRIEIMLEDLVAANRILANENVVDAFGHISVRHPDHPDRYLIARAVPPELVCKEDILEIALNGEVLCGDLRKPYLERFIHGAIYEARADVQSVVHSHSRSVIPYSVTSEKLSPIVHSCAPIGAHVPVWDAQTTFGDSNLLISSVEMGRDFAKVLDQNNAALMRGHGCTVAGRSIRGAVYTAVYLEVNAELQMQASRFGSITFLSEGEIRIISERLANAKPNEGYDRAWEYWCRRAGIAYHPSATE
- a CDS encoding cysteine hydrolase family protein, whose product is MSISAIDPKTALIVVDLQKGVVAHPCVHPVSVFIQNAAELVAAFHELRLPVVFVTVVGTAPGRTEQALSKGPRLADWAELVPELTPHPGDHHVTKRTWDAFTGTGLETTLKDQGVTQVVIAGIATSIGVESTARVAYALGFNVTLAVDAMSDRNAAAHDNSVSYIFPRLGETGTNREILSILTKRSA
- a CDS encoding LysR family transcriptional regulator; protein product: MKQFDANLLFALDALLETGSVTEAAEQTGVSVPTMSRTLTRIRKLIGDPIMVQAGRGLVATPQALEMRARLRAFVQEGRELTQLASPSLLDTARTISIRADESFISAFAAPIMDAVHLVAPRLALRFISHGEESVGPLREGVVDFDIGDIKLSGPEVKLQKLFAAQFVGVVRSDHPLASSKITPKRYVQYAHISASRRGLARGPIDAALEELGLKRTVSLSVPTFSSALTIAAGSDLVAAVPEHLTGIALKIYGAFVFPLPVRTPSVRIALAWHPRFDRDAVHRFVRDTVAKVCSPASLKQGSKHS